One part of the Microlunatus elymi genome encodes these proteins:
- a CDS encoding substrate-binding domain-containing protein produces the protein MSRRRMLRNAGVLGIGLPALAGLLDACSGGGNNNDSGSGGGNSPFPGHKKYKFNLVNHVTTNSFFTPTRYGADDACEILGCSYSWTGSENSIVSEMVNAMNSAVTAKVAGIGIPVIDKTAFTAPTQSALAAGIPVISYNANPPVGSRTPVMSYIGQDLTKAGVEAGQRILQQVKPGDTVACMIATPGTGNIQPRADGAKSVLEPAGIKFVQVATGAIETKEIPAVDSWFQGHKDTKFLYAVDAGSGIAVAKAVEKYKSTGVKGSGWDVGTPTLQQVKSGNLDFTIDQQAYLQGFLSILQLFLYQVSGGLVAPVDTNTGLKFVTKDNVEPYLATQNRFEGSSEKKTTLQAPSSIQAS, from the coding sequence ATGTCCCGGCGGCGCATGCTGCGTAACGCCGGGGTTCTCGGTATCGGACTTCCGGCTCTGGCCGGATTGCTCGACGCCTGCAGCGGCGGGGGCAACAACAACGACTCGGGCAGCGGCGGCGGCAACAGTCCGTTCCCCGGGCACAAGAAGTACAAGTTCAACCTGGTCAATCACGTCACCACGAACTCGTTCTTCACCCCGACCCGATACGGTGCCGACGACGCCTGCGAGATCCTCGGCTGCTCCTACAGCTGGACCGGGTCGGAGAATTCGATCGTCTCGGAGATGGTGAACGCGATGAACAGCGCGGTCACCGCCAAGGTGGCCGGCATCGGCATACCGGTGATCGACAAGACCGCGTTCACCGCACCGACGCAGAGCGCACTGGCCGCGGGCATCCCGGTGATCTCGTACAACGCCAATCCGCCGGTTGGCAGCAGGACGCCGGTGATGAGCTACATCGGCCAGGACCTGACCAAGGCCGGAGTCGAGGCTGGGCAGCGAATTCTCCAGCAGGTCAAGCCCGGTGACACGGTCGCCTGCATGATCGCCACCCCCGGCACCGGCAACATCCAGCCGCGCGCCGACGGCGCCAAGAGCGTGCTGGAACCGGCCGGGATCAAGTTCGTCCAGGTCGCCACCGGCGCGATCGAGACCAAGGAGATCCCGGCGGTCGACTCCTGGTTCCAGGGGCACAAGGACACGAAATTCTTGTACGCGGTCGATGCCGGCAGCGGCATCGCGGTGGCGAAGGCGGTGGAGAAGTACAAGTCCACCGGCGTCAAGGGCTCCGGCTGGGACGTCGGCACACCCACGCTGCAGCAGGTGAAGTCCGGCAACCTGGACTTCACGATCGATCAACAGGCTTATCTGCAAGGGTTCCTGTCGATCCTGCAGCTGTTCTTGTATCAGGTCTCGGGTGGTCTGGTCGCCCCGGTGGACACCAACACCGGTCTGAAGTTCGTCACCAAGGACAACGTCGAACCGTATCTGGCAACGCAGAACCGGTTCGAGGGGTCGAGTGAGAAGAAGACCACCCTGCAGGCGCCGTCGAGTATTCAGGCATCGTGA
- a CDS encoding glycoside hydrolase family 2 TIM barrel-domain containing protein codes for MDLSSREPAVGTLPPRARFRSSLGEQSLNSNRGEQKLNSNRGEQKLNSNRGEQKLNSNSGEQKLNGDWRFRLSPSLAAAPEGIEAEDFDDSSWDTIPVPSSWPMHGYGAPAYTNVQYPFPLDPPFVPDENPIGDHRLTFDADESLLQGAVLRFDGVDSTADVWLNGELLGTTRGSRLMNEFDVSHLLRAAGNVLVMRVAQWSASSYLEDQDMWWLPGIFRDVTVMARPAQAIRDLFVHADYADQTGTLRVDVDGDLPAEVRIDELGVVAAAGQQVKISNVIGWTAEQPKLYTAKISTELETIELKIGFRTITVADSQVLINGKPIMFRGVNRHEHHPDLGRVVPRSVVESELRLMKQHNINAIRTSHYPPHPVLLELADELGFYVIDECDLETHGFAMNQWRRNPVADPDWRPALVDRMSRTVHRDKNHPSVLIWSLGNECGTGDNLRVMAETARNIDPARLIHYEGDWSSTYVDLYSRMYAPVDEVHKIGEKTEEPLDDEAADAHRRELPFVLCEYIHAMGNGPGGMSEYQELFDRYPRLVGGFVWEWLEHGIRRRTDDGTEYFGYGGDFGEQVHDGNFVIDGLVSADREPRPGLIDLKKVYEPVAIDVDDAWRTITITNKYAFSDLDHLRWDWAAEDADGRYAAGVLTTVEVAAGQQATANLPAEIAAARRAGAVLTVTARLAKDTNWATEGHEIAWGQAGSVAATEQSVSGGSPVVHEADVLVLGPARFDATTGRLTDLAGTRIDGPRLNLWRAPTDNDNGMDWHIKRRESAGWQEVRLDQLQGRLADVAEIEDDHGHGLRVTTRYAAPSYDRHVDVITTWRSDGSRIRMQATLVPQGEWSPSWARIGLDFVLGGGYDNLAWAGQGPGQKYPDTGQAARLGYFTSSVADLQVPYVRPQENGSRWAQRLTLTGDRPLTFSSADGFAFAARPWSQQALAAAEHTVDLVADGRLHLTIDHRQLGIGTASCGPGVLPAYRLDPAQLTETDLRMELIIE; via the coding sequence ATGGACCTGTCATCTCGCGAACCCGCAGTCGGCACCCTGCCGCCGCGAGCCCGATTCCGCTCGAGCCTGGGCGAGCAGTCTCTCAACTCGAATCGGGGTGAGCAAAAGCTCAACTCGAATCGGGGTGAGCAAAAGCTCAACTCGAATCGGGGTGAGCAAAAGCTCAACTCGAATTCGGGTGAGCAAAAGCTCAACGGAGACTGGAGGTTCCGGCTGTCGCCGTCCCTGGCAGCAGCTCCGGAGGGGATCGAGGCCGAGGACTTCGACGACAGCTCCTGGGACACCATCCCGGTGCCGTCGAGTTGGCCGATGCACGGGTACGGCGCACCCGCGTACACCAACGTCCAGTACCCGTTCCCGCTCGACCCGCCGTTCGTGCCGGACGAGAATCCGATCGGTGATCATCGGCTCACCTTCGACGCCGACGAGTCGCTGCTGCAGGGTGCGGTGCTGCGTTTCGACGGTGTCGACAGCACCGCCGACGTCTGGCTGAACGGCGAGCTGCTCGGCACCACCCGCGGCAGCCGGCTGATGAACGAATTCGACGTCAGTCACCTGCTCCGGGCCGCCGGCAACGTGCTGGTGATGCGGGTCGCACAGTGGTCGGCCAGCAGCTACCTGGAGGACCAGGACATGTGGTGGCTGCCCGGCATCTTCCGCGATGTCACCGTGATGGCCCGGCCGGCGCAGGCGATCCGGGATCTCTTCGTACACGCCGATTACGCCGACCAGACCGGGACGCTGCGGGTCGACGTGGACGGCGACCTGCCCGCCGAGGTCCGCATCGACGAACTCGGCGTCGTCGCGGCAGCCGGCCAACAGGTCAAGATCAGCAACGTGATCGGCTGGACCGCCGAGCAGCCGAAGCTCTACACCGCCAAGATCAGCACCGAGCTGGAGACGATCGAGCTCAAGATCGGCTTCCGGACCATCACGGTGGCCGACAGCCAGGTCCTGATCAATGGAAAGCCGATCATGTTCCGCGGCGTGAATCGCCACGAACATCATCCTGATCTTGGTCGGGTGGTGCCGCGCAGCGTGGTGGAATCCGAGCTCCGGTTGATGAAACAGCACAACATCAACGCCATCCGGACCTCGCACTATCCGCCGCACCCGGTGTTGCTGGAGTTGGCCGACGAACTCGGCTTCTACGTGATCGACGAATGCGATCTGGAAACCCATGGCTTTGCGATGAACCAGTGGCGGCGCAATCCGGTGGCCGATCCGGATTGGCGGCCGGCGCTGGTCGACCGGATGAGCAGGACCGTGCATCGGGACAAGAATCATCCGTCGGTGTTGATCTGGTCACTGGGCAACGAATGCGGCACCGGCGACAACCTACGCGTGATGGCCGAGACCGCCCGCAACATCGACCCGGCCCGGCTGATCCACTACGAGGGCGACTGGTCCTCGACGTATGTGGACCTGTACTCGCGGATGTATGCACCGGTGGACGAAGTGCACAAGATCGGCGAGAAGACCGAGGAACCGCTGGACGACGAGGCCGCGGACGCGCATCGCCGCGAGCTCCCGTTCGTACTGTGCGAATACATCCACGCGATGGGCAACGGCCCGGGCGGGATGAGCGAATACCAGGAGCTCTTCGACCGCTATCCGCGACTGGTCGGCGGCTTCGTCTGGGAGTGGCTGGAACACGGCATCCGCCGGCGGACCGACGACGGCACCGAATACTTCGGCTACGGCGGCGACTTCGGCGAGCAGGTTCACGACGGCAACTTCGTCATCGACGGTCTGGTCAGCGCCGACCGGGAGCCCCGGCCCGGGCTGATCGACCTGAAGAAGGTGTACGAACCGGTCGCCATCGACGTGGACGACGCCTGGCGGACGATCACGATCACCAACAAGTACGCGTTCAGTGACCTTGATCATCTTCGGTGGGACTGGGCGGCCGAGGACGCCGACGGCCGGTACGCCGCCGGCGTCCTGACCACGGTCGAGGTCGCCGCCGGGCAGCAGGCGACCGCGAACCTGCCGGCCGAGATCGCGGCCGCGCGTCGCGCCGGTGCGGTGCTGACCGTGACGGCCCGATTGGCCAAGGACACCAACTGGGCAACGGAAGGACACGAGATCGCCTGGGGGCAGGCCGGCAGCGTCGCGGCCACCGAACAGTCGGTGTCCGGCGGCAGCCCGGTGGTGCACGAAGCCGACGTGCTGGTGCTCGGACCGGCCCGGTTCGACGCGACCACCGGCCGGCTGACGGACCTGGCCGGCACCCGGATCGACGGGCCGCGACTGAACCTGTGGCGGGCACCCACGGACAACGACAACGGGATGGACTGGCACATCAAACGGCGGGAGTCGGCAGGCTGGCAGGAGGTCCGGCTGGACCAGTTGCAGGGCCGGCTGGCCGACGTCGCCGAGATCGAAGATGATCATGGTCACGGGTTGCGGGTGACCACCCGGTATGCCGCCCCGTCCTACGACCGGCACGTCGACGTGATCACCACCTGGCGCAGCGACGGCAGTCGGATCCGGATGCAGGCAACGCTTGTCCCGCAGGGGGAGTGGTCGCCGAGCTGGGCTCGGATCGGGCTGGACTTCGTCCTCGGCGGCGGCTACGACAACCTCGCCTGGGCAGGCCAAGGTCCGGGGCAGAAGTATCCCGACACCGGCCAGGCGGCCCGGCTGGGTTACTTCACCTCGTCGGTGGCCGATCTGCAGGTGCCGTACGTCCGGCCGCAGGAGAACGGATCCCGCTGGGCGCAGCGATTGACCCTGACGGGTGATCGCCCGCTCACGTTCAGTTCCGCCGACGGGTTCGCGTTCGCGGCTCGGCCGTGGTCGCAGCAGGCGCTGGCCGCGGCCGAGCACACCGTCGACCTCGTCGCCGACGGCAGGTTGCACCTGACCATCGACCATCGCCAGCTCGGCATCGGCACCGCGTCGTGCGGTCCGGGCGTGCTGCCGGCCTACCGGCTCGACCCGGCGCAGCTCACCGAGACGGACCTGAGGATGGAGTTGATCATCGAATAG
- a CDS encoding ATP-binding protein encodes MIVGRQAELALLGRLRDAAFTGDAGTALIGGEAGVGKTTAVNAFIADCLQQRSDTAVIRGECVPLGGDGLPYAPIVGLLRDLADQVGPELMIEWAGGAAADLGTLLPELAIADEPADLTQQQQHRLRIFEAVVGLVERAARQTPLLVVIEDLHWADDSSRHLIDFMLRAITDVPVLLILTYRTDELTRRHPLRPFLGEIGRLPTVHRIELGPLSDADLETLIINTAVASPGSDQAGLIKRVVRASGGVPYFAVELVRASAGGSNELPETLRDTLLLRVSRVGMGCQQMLRTLALGGNRVEHELIAEVSDLPDDQLELILREAVDANLLIADRTGYGFRHALMREVLRDDLLPGEQTRLHRTYAESFERLGDNSDLWQPSVRAVALAHHWYAARDNERAFRWSVQAARLLRSGFSEALRLYERALELWEVVSDPEQVAGPLVRVLQEAAEAAVNAGEPERSLALLEEALSCTDPATDPLWTADLLVDKARRLQALIRPGVLETINAAMELVPVDPPSRRLADVLTMRANMLLLLDKPAAADAARKAIDVARAVGATGLEAHARNTLGCALATMAGADPEAGLAELRRAGELNSNERVQLRQIVNLSDTLTMLGRYREALDIATEGRDIAVRYGRERHSGVMMAGNAAEAALALGDWARARELVEWALRLSPPGNHWIHQRRLLAAIVLWADDDLETTEEVLTDLQRFSQLEVNGPQYFVAIRGCEAELALAQGNPVLAGEIALSTLDVMPWSDPGHDLPLVGVAAMAYGRAADIRPADWDGRIRSRLGFDPTLPITRQWLPLISAELESSTERWLSATSAMRSEGSPPHLIGYAWLRLAEYQAADGLREESRRSAGHARELAERIGLRLLARWVDEFGTASGLVRPAGRRADSSLPGLTARELEVLALVADGLSNRQIGERLVISTKTASVHVSNILSKLAVGNRAEAAARYRAQH; translated from the coding sequence GTGATCGTGGGTCGCCAGGCGGAGCTCGCGCTGCTGGGCCGGCTCCGAGACGCGGCCTTCACCGGCGACGCCGGGACAGCGCTGATCGGCGGTGAGGCCGGCGTGGGCAAAACCACCGCGGTGAACGCCTTCATCGCCGATTGTCTGCAGCAGCGCTCCGACACTGCGGTGATCCGAGGCGAGTGCGTGCCCCTGGGTGGTGACGGTCTGCCGTACGCACCGATCGTCGGCCTGCTGCGTGATCTCGCCGATCAGGTCGGGCCCGAACTGATGATCGAGTGGGCCGGTGGTGCCGCCGCCGACCTGGGCACCCTGTTGCCGGAGTTGGCGATCGCCGACGAACCGGCCGACCTGACCCAGCAGCAACAGCATCGGTTGCGGATCTTCGAGGCCGTGGTCGGCCTGGTCGAACGGGCCGCGCGGCAGACGCCGCTGCTGGTGGTGATCGAGGACCTGCACTGGGCCGACGACTCCAGCCGGCACCTGATCGACTTCATGCTGCGGGCGATCACCGACGTGCCGGTGTTGTTGATCTTGACCTACCGCACCGACGAACTCACCCGCCGGCACCCGCTGCGCCCCTTCCTGGGCGAGATCGGCCGGTTACCGACCGTGCATCGGATCGAGCTCGGCCCGCTGTCCGATGCCGACCTGGAGACCTTGATCATCAACACCGCGGTGGCGTCGCCCGGGTCTGACCAGGCCGGTTTGATCAAGCGGGTGGTACGGGCCAGCGGCGGTGTGCCGTACTTCGCGGTCGAGCTGGTCCGGGCCAGCGCCGGCGGCAGCAATGAACTTCCGGAGACCTTGCGCGACACCCTGTTGCTCAGGGTTTCCCGGGTCGGCATGGGTTGCCAGCAGATGTTGCGCACGCTGGCGCTGGGTGGCAACCGGGTCGAGCACGAGCTGATCGCCGAGGTCAGTGACCTGCCCGATGATCAACTGGAGTTGATCTTGCGCGAGGCGGTCGACGCCAACCTGCTGATCGCCGATCGCACCGGGTACGGGTTTCGGCATGCGTTGATGCGAGAGGTGCTGCGCGACGACCTGTTGCCCGGCGAGCAGACCCGGCTGCACCGGACCTACGCCGAGTCGTTCGAGCGACTGGGGGACAACTCGGACTTGTGGCAGCCCTCGGTCCGCGCGGTGGCGCTGGCCCACCACTGGTACGCGGCCCGGGACAACGAGCGCGCATTCCGGTGGTCGGTCCAGGCCGCCAGGTTGCTGCGCTCCGGCTTCAGCGAGGCCCTGCGGCTCTACGAGCGGGCGCTTGAGCTGTGGGAGGTGGTGTCGGATCCGGAGCAGGTCGCCGGACCACTGGTGCGGGTGCTGCAGGAGGCCGCCGAGGCCGCGGTGAACGCCGGCGAGCCGGAGCGTTCGCTGGCCCTGCTGGAGGAGGCGCTCAGTTGCACCGATCCGGCCACCGATCCGTTGTGGACCGCGGACCTGCTGGTGGACAAGGCCCGCCGGCTGCAGGCGCTGATCCGTCCCGGCGTGCTGGAGACGATCAACGCCGCGATGGAACTGGTGCCGGTCGACCCGCCCAGCCGCCGACTGGCCGACGTGCTGACCATGCGCGCCAACATGCTGTTGCTGCTGGACAAACCGGCAGCCGCCGACGCCGCTCGGAAGGCGATCGACGTTGCCCGCGCGGTCGGTGCCACCGGACTGGAAGCACACGCCCGCAACACGCTGGGCTGCGCCCTGGCGACGATGGCCGGCGCCGACCCGGAGGCCGGGCTGGCCGAGTTGCGTCGAGCCGGCGAACTCAACTCCAACGAACGGGTACAACTGCGGCAGATCGTCAACCTGTCCGACACTCTGACGATGCTGGGCCGCTATCGCGAAGCCCTGGACATCGCCACCGAGGGACGCGACATCGCCGTCCGCTACGGCCGGGAACGGCACAGCGGCGTGATGATGGCCGGCAATGCGGCCGAAGCCGCGTTGGCACTCGGTGACTGGGCCCGGGCGCGGGAACTGGTGGAGTGGGCGCTGCGGCTGAGTCCGCCCGGCAATCACTGGATCCATCAACGCCGACTGCTCGCGGCGATCGTCCTGTGGGCCGATGATGATCTTGAAACGACCGAGGAAGTGCTGACCGACCTGCAACGGTTCAGCCAGCTCGAGGTCAACGGACCGCAATACTTCGTGGCCATCCGCGGCTGCGAGGCGGAGTTGGCCCTCGCCCAGGGCAATCCGGTGCTGGCCGGCGAGATCGCGCTGTCGACCCTGGACGTGATGCCCTGGTCGGATCCCGGTCATGACCTTCCGCTGGTCGGCGTGGCCGCGATGGCCTACGGCCGGGCTGCGGACATCCGACCGGCCGATTGGGACGGCAGAATCCGTAGCCGACTGGGGTTCGATCCGACACTGCCGATCACCCGGCAGTGGCTGCCGTTGATCAGCGCGGAGCTGGAGTCGTCCACCGAGCGTTGGCTGTCGGCCACCTCCGCGATGCGCAGCGAGGGCAGCCCGCCGCACCTGATCGGATACGCCTGGCTGCGGTTGGCCGAGTATCAGGCGGCCGACGGTCTGCGCGAGGAGAGCCGGCGCAGCGCCGGTCACGCCCGGGAACTGGCCGAGCGGATCGGGCTGCGCCTGTTGGCGCGCTGGGTGGACGAATTCGGTACGGCGTCGGGCTTGGTCCGGCCCGCCGGCCGGCGTGCGGACTCGTCGCTGCCCGGGCTCACCGCACGCGAGTTGGAGGTGCTGGCCCTGGTGGCCGATGGACTGTCCAATCGCCAGATCGGCGAGCGGCTGGTGATCTCCACCAAGACCGCCAGCGTGCATGTGTCCAACATCTTGTCCAAGCTGGCGGTCGGCAATCGCGCCGAGGCCGCTGCCCGCTATCGGGCCCAACACTGA
- a CDS encoding glycoside hydrolase family 3 N-terminal domain-containing protein, translating to MDPFRDPALPTAERVADLLSRMTLSEKIGQLNQRLLGWHTWQRREDGFALTDGLDKEIEATGGIGAVYGLLRSDAWSGRDWRTGAGPEESAELTAMVQERIVGRSRLGIPALFAEEAPHGHQALGGQLLPTNIGVAATWRPQLLEEAAAQVATELRARGTHLALVSGLDILRDPRWGRSEECFGEDPLLASAFTRALVNGLQSVPGVGAVLKHFAAQGAGIGGRNGSGAPIGPRELAEIHLPAARAGIEAGAVGVMAAYNDIDGVPCVANADLLGRILRQDWGFGGLVMADMGAIDRLTLTGDHRVAAALALSAGVDLSLCDRAYTELADALAASMISEELIDRACARVLTVKIDLGLLDPPQPAPSFPAPSRLDDLIADTAVLISNDGTLPLLDGDCGRLAVIGPNADDLDALLGDYVPPLPEGTGTTVLTGLRDRFGADRVAYAPGCLLTRSIPGGIDRAVELARAANRVVLVIGSSGQRHYEDSFADNGAADLTGQPVTATTGEGFDVADLELPEPQRDLVAAVAATGTPVIAVIISGRPLSLDFVADRCAAVLSCWYPGPDGGRAVAALLAGDREPAGRLPVSLPRSSGTLPVAYNERVESVSRYIDSETGTRFGFGAGLGYATWSLGPARRTVDGLTAELTNTSNRSGRQVVQLYGRARVAGIQPRRAVLLGFSTAELGARQSATVTVPVRPDALTGLGSPTDGVVDLWLSLTGADDQPDVIAVAAIDVAAIDVAGAGG from the coding sequence ATGGACCCCTTCCGCGACCCTGCCCTGCCGACGGCCGAGCGTGTCGCCGACCTGCTGTCCCGGATGACGTTGTCGGAGAAGATCGGCCAACTGAACCAGCGCCTGCTCGGCTGGCACACCTGGCAGCGCCGCGAGGACGGCTTCGCGCTGACCGACGGGCTCGACAAAGAGATCGAGGCGACCGGCGGGATCGGTGCGGTGTACGGGCTGTTGCGGTCCGATGCCTGGTCGGGCCGGGACTGGCGGACCGGTGCCGGACCTGAGGAATCGGCCGAGCTGACCGCGATGGTGCAGGAGCGGATCGTCGGCCGATCCCGGCTGGGCATCCCGGCACTGTTCGCCGAGGAGGCGCCGCACGGACATCAGGCGCTCGGCGGTCAGCTGTTGCCGACCAACATCGGGGTCGCGGCCACGTGGCGGCCACAGCTGCTGGAGGAGGCTGCGGCGCAGGTGGCGACCGAGCTGCGTGCCCGCGGGACGCACCTCGCGCTGGTCTCCGGTCTGGACATCCTGCGGGATCCGCGCTGGGGTCGTTCCGAGGAGTGCTTCGGCGAGGATCCCTTGCTGGCTTCGGCTTTCACCCGCGCTTTGGTGAACGGTCTGCAGTCGGTGCCAGGGGTGGGCGCCGTGCTGAAACACTTCGCCGCTCAGGGCGCCGGCATCGGCGGCCGGAACGGGTCGGGCGCGCCGATCGGTCCGCGCGAGTTGGCTGAGATCCACCTGCCCGCTGCCCGGGCCGGGATCGAAGCCGGCGCGGTCGGGGTGATGGCCGCCTACAACGACATCGACGGCGTGCCATGCGTGGCCAACGCCGACCTGCTGGGGCGAATTCTCCGCCAGGACTGGGGATTCGGCGGTCTGGTGATGGCCGACATGGGCGCGATCGACCGGTTGACGCTGACCGGTGATCACCGAGTCGCAGCCGCGCTCGCATTGTCCGCCGGCGTTGATCTGAGCCTGTGCGACCGGGCGTACACCGAGCTCGCGGACGCGTTGGCCGCGAGCATGATCTCCGAGGAGCTGATCGATCGCGCCTGCGCCCGGGTGCTCACAGTGAAGATCGACCTCGGGCTGCTGGATCCGCCGCAGCCCGCTCCCTCGTTCCCCGCGCCGTCCCGGTTGGACGACCTGATCGCCGACACCGCGGTGTTGATCAGCAACGACGGCACGCTTCCCTTGCTGGACGGCGATTGCGGCCGGCTGGCGGTGATCGGCCCGAACGCCGATGATCTTGATGCGCTGCTCGGCGACTACGTGCCGCCGCTGCCGGAGGGAACCGGCACGACGGTGCTGACCGGGCTGCGGGATCGCTTCGGGGCCGACCGGGTGGCCTACGCGCCGGGCTGCCTGCTCACCCGGTCGATCCCCGGCGGCATCGACCGTGCCGTCGAGCTGGCCCGGGCCGCGAACCGCGTGGTGCTGGTGATCGGCAGCAGCGGCCAGCGCCACTACGAAGATTCGTTCGCCGACAACGGCGCCGCCGACCTCACCGGGCAGCCGGTCACCGCGACCACCGGCGAAGGGTTCGACGTCGCCGACCTGGAGTTGCCCGAGCCGCAGCGCGACCTGGTGGCGGCGGTCGCTGCCACCGGGACGCCGGTGATCGCGGTGATCATCTCCGGACGGCCGCTCAGCCTGGACTTCGTGGCAGACCGATGCGCGGCGGTGCTGAGCTGTTGGTATCCCGGCCCGGACGGCGGCCGTGCGGTGGCCGCGTTGCTCGCCGGCGATCGGGAGCCCGCCGGTCGGCTGCCGGTGTCGCTGCCACGATCCAGCGGAACGCTGCCGGTGGCGTACAACGAGCGGGTGGAGAGTGTCAGCCGCTACATCGACAGCGAGACCGGCACCCGGTTCGGCTTCGGTGCCGGCCTCGGCTACGCCACCTGGTCGCTCGGCCCGGCGCGGCGGACCGTCGACGGACTGACCGCGGAGCTCACCAACACCTCCAATCGATCCGGCCGACAGGTGGTGCAGCTGTACGGCCGGGCTCGGGTTGCCGGGATTCAGCCCCGGCGGGCGGTGCTGCTGGGCTTCAGTACGGCCGAGCTGGGCGCTCGGCAGAGCGCGACGGTGACCGTACCGGTCCGGCCCGACGCCCTGACTGGGCTGGGATCGCCGACCGACGGCGTTGTGGACCTGTGGCTCTCGCTGACGGGCGCCGACGATCAGCCGGACGTGATCGCGGTTGCTGCGATCGACGTTGCGGCGATCGACGTTGCTGGGGCTGGCGGCTGA
- a CDS encoding GNAT family N-acetyltransferase has translation MSAEHANTTRIRSLDRPGDLGWVIMVHGEQYQREFGWNTEFERLVARIVADFADDHDHEHEAAWIAEVGGRRAGCVFCIRDPDDASGATAKLRILLVDPSFRGHGVGAALVDECLRFARAAGYRRVTLWTNDVLVSARKIYQSRGFRLISEETHHSFGRDLVGQIWRVELDGQPPAPATSIAATSIAATAITSG, from the coding sequence ATGTCTGCGGAGCATGCGAACACGACTCGGATCCGGTCGCTCGACCGGCCCGGTGACCTTGGCTGGGTGATCATGGTCCACGGCGAGCAGTACCAGCGCGAGTTCGGTTGGAACACCGAGTTCGAGCGACTGGTCGCGCGGATCGTTGCGGACTTTGCCGACGACCATGATCACGAGCACGAGGCGGCCTGGATCGCCGAGGTGGGCGGACGGCGAGCTGGATGTGTGTTCTGCATCAGGGATCCCGACGATGCCAGCGGTGCGACAGCGAAGCTACGCATCCTGCTGGTCGATCCGTCCTTCCGCGGTCACGGTGTAGGGGCGGCACTGGTGGACGAGTGCCTGCGCTTCGCGCGAGCTGCCGGTTACCGGCGGGTCACCCTGTGGACCAACGACGTGCTGGTGTCGGCGCGGAAGATCTATCAGTCACGCGGGTTCCGGCTGATCAGTGAGGAGACTCATCACAGCTTCGGCCGAGATCTGGTCGGCCAGATCTGGCGGGTCGAGCTGGACGGTCAGCCGCCAGCCCCAGCAACGTCGATCGCCGCAACGTCGATCGCAGCAACCGCGATCACGTCCGGCTGA
- a CDS encoding TetR family transcriptional regulator — protein MTDPGSMESARKRELLDLAYDYVLRHGLSDLSLRPLAAAIDSSPRVLLFLFGSKEQLLRALLRRARADELQVLDRIAAQRPPADLTETGLQIWDWLSAPAHRDLLKVWLEAYARSVTEPTGPWAGFAQDTVSDWLTLLARTQPGSQRRTKSGLARRTRALAILRGGLIDLLATDETDRVTAAVRSDLAELRARE, from the coding sequence ATGACCGACCCGGGCTCAATGGAATCAGCACGCAAGCGCGAACTTCTGGACCTTGCCTACGATTACGTGCTGCGCCACGGCCTCAGCGATCTCTCGCTGCGTCCGCTGGCCGCCGCCATCGACTCCAGTCCGCGGGTGCTGCTGTTCCTGTTCGGCAGCAAGGAACAGTTGCTCCGAGCCCTGCTCCGCCGGGCCAGGGCCGACGAACTGCAGGTGCTCGACCGGATCGCGGCTCAGCGCCCACCCGCCGACCTGACCGAAACCGGGCTGCAGATCTGGGACTGGCTGTCCGCTCCGGCCCATCGCGACCTGCTGAAGGTCTGGTTGGAGGCGTACGCGAGATCGGTCACCGAGCCGACCGGTCCGTGGGCAGGGTTCGCCCAAGACACCGTCTCGGACTGGCTGACCCTGTTGGCCCGGACCCAGCCCGGATCCCAGCGGCGGACGAAGTCCGGACTCGCCCGCCGGACGCGTGCGCTGGCGATCCTGCGCGGCGGCCTGATCGACCTGCTCGCCACCGACGAGACGGACCGGGTGACGGCAGCAGTTCGGTCGGATCTGGCCGAGTTGCGAGCGCGGGAATAG